A region from the Silene latifolia isolate original U9 population chromosome 7, ASM4854445v1, whole genome shotgun sequence genome encodes:
- the LOC141591451 gene encoding F-box/LRR-repeat protein At3g58900-like — translation MDKHVNSLDRISALPDEVLSQMLSFLPTRDAVRTSILSKSWRYLSTMTSCLSFDDTPCFDDSDSDEDKIIEATQLFKKFVDKVLESHQAPAIKKFLLVCLGDYDISDLNRWVRSGFQESVQELHLEYIEFRDFSSMEQLFSCCGMLQNLTLICCTCYSYRFGHAIYRTEKLKMLKVKECYFKDGIFEIDAPNLGYLNWKFNRGLKVVLSWKDSGSFVKAKLTFNYRYSECDIFLGFRGFDQELLNAAASKATKLVLLDAMVELFRSLNDEEEIQMPVFHCLSKLVLSRWDYGSSEYVTNLLSSPQLKTVIFDMDSCRYSRYSCYLSASESESESELELIPSEEIGFGLMPVSCYAEEIEVLEYCGHEWPCLLIGYLLRNASVLKKMTVVTSCKLDSEELEKIRNELLMLPRASIDCCLEIIKPEPEPGPGPGPEPEPEPEPEPE, via the exons ATGGATAAACACGTGAATTCCTTGGATAGGATAAGTGCTTTGCCTGATGAGGTGCTTAGTCAAATGCTTTCATTTTTGCCAACAAGAGATGCTGTCAGAACAAGTATTCTATCAAAAAGTTGGCGCTACCTGTCTACTATGACGAGTTGTCTTTCTTTTGATGATACGCCTTGTTTTGATGATTCGGACTCTGATGAGGATAAGATAATTGAAGCAACTCAACTCTTTAAGAAATTTGTTGATAAGGTTTTGGAATCGCACCAAGCACCAGCCATCAAGAAATTTCTTCTAGTGTGTCTAGGCGACTATGATATTTCAGATTTGAATCGATGGGTTAGGAGCGGGTTTCAAGAGAGTGTTCAAGAGCTTCATCTAGAATATATCGAATTCCGTGATTTTAGTTCAATGGAACAATTGTTTTCTTGCTGTGGGATGCTTCAAAATCTGACGCTCATTTGTTGTACTTGTTATAGTTACAGGTTTGGTCACGCTATTTACCGAACTGAGAAACTCAAAATGTTAAAAGTGAAAGAGTGTTACTTTAAGGATGGAATCTTTGAGATTGATGCACCTAATTTGGGATATCTGAATTGGAAGTTCAATAGGGGTCTAAAAGTTGTTCTGTCGTGGAAAGATTCGGGGTCTTTTGTGAAGGCCAAGCTAACCTTCAATTACAGGTATAGTGAATGTGATATTTTTCTAGGTTTTCGGGGTTTTGACCAAGAACTCCTAAATGCCGCTGCCTCTAAAGCCACAAAATTGGTTTTGTTAGACGCCATGGTAGAG CTTTTTCGTAGCCTAAATGACGAAGAAGAGATCCAGATGCCTGTGTTTCATTGCCTGTCCAAATTAGTGCTTAGTCGCTGGGATTATGGATCGAGTGAATATGTGACAAACTTGCTTTCATCTCCTCAACTCAAAACTGTCATATTTGACATG GACTCTTGCAGATACAGCAGATACAGTTGTTACCTGTCAgcgtcagagtcagagtctgagtctgagcTTGAGTTGATACCGTCTGAGGAGATAGGGTTTGGGTTGATGCCTGTTTCATGTTACGCCGAAGAGATCGAAGTTCTTGAATATTGTGGGCATGAGTGGCCATGTTTACTCATCGGGTATCTTCTTAGAAATGCGAGTGTACTTAAGAAGATGACCGTTGTTACAAGCTGCAAATTGGATTCGGAGGAACTGGAGAAGATTAGGAATGAGCTGTTGATGCTTCCAAGGGCTTCAATAGATTGTTGTCTAGAAATAATCAAG CCAGAGCCAGAGCCAGGGCCAGGGCCAGGGCCAGAGCCAGAGCCAGAGCCAGAGCCAGAGCCAGAATGA